Proteins encoded in a region of the Bacillus sp. T3 genome:
- the metC gene encoding cystathionine beta-lyase — METNYTFETRLLHNRHKIDPNTGAVSVPIQHASTFHQFDVDQFGKYDYARSLNPTREALEDVIAELEGGIKGFAFASGMAAISTAFLLLSQNDHVVITEDVYGGTFRMVTEVLSRLGIQHTFVDMTDLEKVEKAIQPNTKLFYVETPSNPLLKVTDIQAISDLAKKCGALTFVDNTFLTPASQKPLELGADVVLHSATKFLSGHSDVVAGLAVVKDEELAKRLGFLQNSFGAVLGVQDAWLVLRGLKTLHVRLQHSVKAAQKIAEFLQSQDWVEKVYYPGLANHPQYDIQAKQAKDAGAVLSFELKNEEIFRKFIANVKIPVFAVSLGAVESILSYPAKMSHAAMPEAERLQRGISNQLLRLSVGLENPDDLIADFTSAIHDHADKPLEV; from the coding sequence ATGGAGACAAACTACACATTTGAAACAAGACTGCTTCACAATCGCCATAAAATTGATCCGAACACTGGGGCAGTGAGTGTGCCCATTCAGCATGCATCAACCTTCCATCAGTTTGATGTCGATCAGTTTGGAAAATATGATTATGCAAGAAGTTTAAACCCTACTCGGGAAGCTTTGGAGGATGTGATTGCCGAATTAGAAGGTGGTATAAAAGGATTCGCCTTTGCATCTGGGATGGCAGCTATTTCAACTGCCTTTCTCCTTCTCTCACAGAATGATCACGTAGTCATTACTGAGGATGTTTATGGTGGTACCTTCCGTATGGTAACCGAGGTTTTATCTAGACTTGGCATTCAACATACATTTGTTGATATGACTGACCTCGAAAAAGTTGAAAAAGCCATTCAACCTAATACAAAATTATTCTATGTTGAAACGCCTTCAAATCCATTATTAAAGGTAACGGATATACAAGCGATTAGTGATCTAGCAAAGAAATGCGGCGCTCTTACATTCGTCGATAATACCTTTCTAACACCTGCCAGCCAAAAACCACTTGAACTTGGGGCTGATGTTGTCCTTCATAGTGCCACTAAATTTTTGTCAGGTCACAGTGACGTTGTTGCTGGACTAGCTGTCGTCAAGGATGAAGAATTAGCAAAAAGATTAGGCTTTTTACAAAACTCATTTGGGGCTGTACTTGGCGTACAGGATGCTTGGCTTGTACTTAGAGGGTTAAAAACCTTACATGTGCGACTACAACACTCCGTCAAGGCTGCACAAAAAATTGCAGAGTTTTTACAATCGCAGGATTGGGTAGAAAAAGTATACTACCCTGGTTTAGCAAACCATCCGCAATATGATATCCAAGCTAAGCAAGCCAAAGATGCAGGTGCTGTGTTATCATTTGAATTGAAAAATGAAGAAATTTTCCGTAAATTTATAGCGAATGTAAAAATACCAGTATTTGCTGTAAGCCTGGGGGCAGTTGAATCCATTCTATCCTACCCAGCCAAAATGTCACATGCTGCAATGCCGGAAGCAGAACGATTACAAAGAGGGATTAGCAATCAATTGCTTCGTCTTTCAGTCGGACTAGAAAATCCGGATGATCTTATCGCTGATTTCACATCAGCCATTCATGATCATGCCGATAAACCTTTAGAGGTGTAA
- the trpA gene encoding tryptophan synthase subunit alpha: MNRLEQTFQALKIKKEKAFVPYIMAGDGGLEVLEERLLFLEKCGVTAVELGIPFSDPVADGPTIQQAGIRALENGTTLKKVLQTVEAARKKVSIPIILMTYMNPILAFGIDRFAELAHQAGVDGCIIPDLPIEEEEIIEPLLNQFNIDLIRLVTLTSTSERIKEIATKGNGYVYAVTVTGITGARTGFDENLGKFLNEVKSMSPLPVLAGFGISTPEHVKEVSQYCDGVIVGSKIVDLFAQNKLQEIEVLIKSAKAVIA; the protein is encoded by the coding sequence ATGAACCGTTTAGAGCAAACATTCCAAGCGTTAAAGATTAAAAAAGAAAAGGCATTTGTGCCGTATATAATGGCAGGAGATGGAGGACTTGAAGTGCTAGAGGAGCGTCTCCTATTTCTTGAAAAATGTGGCGTAACAGCAGTTGAACTTGGAATTCCATTCTCTGATCCTGTCGCAGACGGCCCGACGATTCAACAGGCAGGGATTCGGGCACTTGAAAATGGGACTACGCTTAAGAAAGTGCTTCAAACAGTTGAAGCTGCCCGTAAAAAAGTCAGTATCCCTATTATTCTTATGACGTATATGAATCCAATCCTTGCGTTTGGAATAGATCGGTTTGCAGAGCTTGCACATCAAGCTGGAGTAGATGGCTGTATTATTCCTGATTTACCGATTGAGGAAGAAGAAATTATTGAACCGCTTCTGAATCAATTCAACATAGACTTAATCCGTTTGGTAACATTAACGAGTACCTCAGAACGAATAAAAGAAATTGCTACAAAAGGAAATGGTTATGTATATGCCGTCACTGTAACGGGAATTACTGGTGCTCGAACTGGCTTCGATGAAAACCTTGGAAAGTTCTTAAATGAGGTAAAATCAATGAGTCCACTGCCAGTATTAGCTGGCTTTGGGATCTCGACTCCTGAGCACGTAAAAGAAGTAAGTCAATACTGTGATGGTGTCATCGTTGGAAGCAAAATTGTGGACCTATTTGCTCAAAATAAATTGCAGGAAATTGAAGTGTTAATAAAATCAGCCAAGGCTGTAATAGCATAG
- the mnmH gene encoding tRNA 2-selenouridine(34) synthase MnmH, producing MFDISVQQFLSMNNAIPVDVRSPEEYEEATIPGAINVPLFNNEERKEIGTIYKQIGPENAKWRAMELISPKLPALLSQIKKLAKDGSIPVLFCWRGGMRSKSVATFMDFAGFSVHRIEGGYRAYREEILDIIPKMIPTHTVVIHGMTGVGKTEILAKLNQNDYPVLDLEGLAGHKGSIFGSMGKETDVNNQKTFDALLFSRLVQLKDSSYVIVEAESKRIGKITQPEELLITKLGGVHFYIEASLNSRVERIYHEYVETFYQEEWFHPQVVEKFSRIQKRIKNVDIKLAMTSSLENQDYKEFIKLLLEFYYDPRYQHKQLDYEGEFIQIATDDSEHAAKIIAGKLDKIFTTPHIHY from the coding sequence TTGTTTGATATATCAGTACAACAATTTTTATCCATGAACAACGCTATTCCTGTGGATGTTCGTTCCCCCGAGGAATATGAAGAGGCAACCATTCCAGGAGCGATAAATGTTCCACTGTTCAATAATGAAGAACGAAAAGAAATTGGGACCATTTATAAGCAAATTGGTCCAGAAAATGCTAAGTGGCGAGCAATGGAATTAATATCGCCAAAACTACCAGCCCTATTATCACAAATTAAAAAGCTTGCAAAGGACGGTAGTATTCCAGTCCTTTTTTGTTGGCGAGGGGGCATGCGTAGTAAGTCTGTAGCGACGTTTATGGATTTTGCAGGATTTTCAGTTCATCGTATTGAAGGCGGTTATCGAGCGTATCGAGAAGAAATACTTGATATAATCCCAAAAATGATTCCAACTCACACTGTCGTTATTCATGGCATGACTGGTGTTGGGAAAACGGAAATTCTAGCAAAACTAAATCAAAACGATTATCCAGTACTCGATTTAGAAGGTCTTGCAGGTCATAAAGGTTCAATTTTTGGTTCTATGGGTAAGGAGACAGATGTTAATAATCAAAAAACCTTTGATGCTTTATTATTTTCACGTTTAGTCCAATTAAAGGATTCCTCTTATGTTATTGTTGAAGCAGAAAGTAAACGGATTGGGAAAATCACTCAACCCGAGGAATTGTTAATAACCAAATTGGGCGGTGTTCATTTTTACATTGAAGCGTCTTTAAACAGTCGGGTTGAACGAATTTATCATGAGTATGTTGAAACTTTTTATCAAGAAGAGTGGTTTCATCCACAAGTAGTTGAGAAATTTTCCCGGATTCAAAAACGCATTAAGAACGTCGATATTAAGTTGGCTATGACCTCGTCATTGGAAAATCAAGACTATAAAGAGTTTATTAAGCTTTTACTTGAATTTTACTATGATCCACGTTATCAGCATAAGCAATTGGATTATGAAGGAGAATTTATCCAAATTGCTACGGATGATTCTGAGCATGCAGCTAAAATTATCGCTGGAAAATTGGATAAAATTTTTACAACTCCACACATACATTATTGA
- the trpD gene encoding anthranilate phosphoribosyltransferase — protein MKLFLEQLSQQRSLTETEMEDAVKYLFSDEISDSEMAAFLIGLKIKGETVEEIIGLVNVMRQFALPFSKQITGAIDNCGTGGDGSKSFNISTTSAFVMAGAGITVAKHGNRSISSKTGSADVLENLGVNLNIQPEASEEILHETGITFLFAQYVHPKVKRIMKVRRDLRIPTIFNLIGPLTNPITLDYQLLGIYRRDLLEMFAEVLLRLGRKRAVVLNGAGFMDEASLQGENHLMIVDNGTITKKIIHPEDVGLSLYANQEIVGGDSQVNAEILRRVLTGEKGARRDTVLLNAGIGIYTAQKAESIEEGISIAKESIDSGAAIEKLEQLIELSNSYQQEVI, from the coding sequence ATGAAGTTATTTCTTGAACAGCTATCACAACAACGTTCATTAACCGAAACAGAAATGGAAGACGCAGTAAAATATCTTTTCTCGGATGAAATCTCTGATAGTGAGATGGCTGCATTTCTTATTGGTTTAAAAATAAAGGGTGAAACAGTTGAAGAAATTATCGGACTTGTCAACGTCATGCGCCAATTTGCGCTTCCGTTTTCAAAGCAAATTACGGGTGCAATCGATAATTGCGGTACTGGTGGAGACGGTTCAAAAAGCTTTAACATTAGCACAACTTCTGCATTTGTCATGGCTGGTGCCGGAATAACGGTGGCAAAGCACGGGAATCGAAGCATCTCTAGTAAAACAGGAAGTGCAGATGTGCTTGAAAATTTAGGCGTGAACTTAAACATTCAGCCCGAGGCTTCAGAAGAAATCTTACACGAAACAGGAATCACATTTTTATTTGCACAGTATGTTCATCCCAAAGTTAAAAGAATTATGAAGGTCCGTCGGGATTTACGCATTCCAACGATTTTCAATTTAATTGGGCCATTAACAAATCCTATTACATTAGATTATCAATTGTTAGGAATTTATCGTCGGGATTTATTAGAAATGTTTGCAGAAGTATTACTGCGTCTTGGTCGAAAACGCGCAGTCGTACTTAATGGAGCTGGCTTTATGGATGAGGCATCCTTGCAAGGTGAAAACCATTTGATGATTGTGGATAATGGAACAATTACAAAGAAAATTATCCATCCAGAGGATGTTGGACTTAGTCTCTATGCAAACCAAGAAATCGTTGGCGGTGACTCACAGGTGAATGCCGAAATCCTTCGACGTGTTTTAACTGGCGAAAAAGGCGCACGTCGTGATACCGTATTATTGAATGCAGGAATTGGTATTTATACAGCTCAAAAGGCTGAATCGATTGAAGAGGGCATTTCGATAGCGAAGGAAAGTATTGATTCAGGTGCTGCAATTGAAAAGCTAGAACAATTGATTGAATTGAGTAATAGCTACCAACAAGAGGTGATATAA
- a CDS encoding phosphoribosylanthranilate isomerase → MKVKICGITDLGTALQAVAFGADAIGFVFAKSKREIEPSAAGYIAKALPTNIEKIGVFVNESREKIEEIASQANLTMVQLHGDESPEFCDSLTLPVIKALSIGSEQDLEKIQLYSNHTILVDSPAGKYRGGNGTSFNWDLLSSARFSNQKIILAGGLHQENVARAIEIVKPYMVDVSSGVEYNGKKDLKKMKVFIETAKQSITQ, encoded by the coding sequence ATGAAAGTGAAAATATGCGGAATTACTGATTTAGGTACCGCCCTCCAAGCAGTAGCATTTGGTGCTGATGCAATTGGCTTTGTGTTTGCCAAGAGTAAACGAGAAATTGAACCATCAGCAGCAGGTTACATCGCTAAGGCTTTACCTACTAATATTGAAAAAATCGGTGTGTTTGTAAATGAATCTCGAGAAAAGATTGAAGAAATTGCATCTCAAGCTAATTTAACCATGGTCCAGCTTCATGGAGATGAATCACCTGAATTTTGTGATTCTCTAACTCTACCAGTCATTAAGGCTCTCAGTATTGGTTCTGAGCAGGATTTAGAGAAAATACAGCTATATTCGAACCATACGATATTAGTGGATAGTCCTGCCGGGAAGTATCGAGGGGGCAATGGGACTTCCTTTAATTGGGATTTGTTATCCTCTGCTAGATTTTCCAATCAAAAAATCATCCTTGCAGGCGGACTACATCAGGAAAATGTTGCTAGAGCCATTGAAATCGTTAAACCCTACATGGTGGATGTAAGCTCTGGTGTAGAATACAACGGAAAAAAAGATTTAAAGAAAATGAAAGTGTTTATCGAAACAGCGAAGCAATCTATTACGCAATAG
- a CDS encoding GGDEF domain-containing protein yields the protein MFKDLFAHSCVVITLYFIVGSIFRIYQTPTNRFSRIIFGLISGVIGSIIIFFNVKLSEYVLLDLRHLAILISAFFGGTFSAIITTCIIAFTRFIFFPVGFSTYATIITLFVVCFCVIIIEKLKFSQHNKTILMLICSTSLYSIMFAFVLSHYNIQDTFVDTILLSYTPISLLGGYLTFYLTNYILSSNHSYLELKKQAQFDYLTGLQNVRQFELLLEKESKKSMQNNRQYALFFIDIDYFKRVNDTYGHPAGDEILRSLSRLLIQSTSIKDYVFRNGGEEFSILTPNTDQETALKLAEKIRNIVEDHEFYLPNGNFISITVSIGVALSSIDQSVSDIIHQADHALYTAKNTGRNRIAVA from the coding sequence ATGTTTAAAGATTTGTTTGCTCATAGCTGCGTAGTCATTACCCTATATTTTATAGTTGGTTCCATTTTTAGGATTTACCAAACTCCAACAAATCGATTTTCCAGGATCATATTTGGACTTATCTCGGGAGTTATCGGGTCCATCATCATTTTCTTTAATGTAAAATTGTCGGAATATGTATTACTTGATCTTCGACATCTCGCCATTCTCATATCGGCATTTTTTGGTGGTACATTTTCAGCTATCATTACCACTTGCATCATAGCCTTTACAAGGTTTATTTTTTTTCCTGTTGGTTTTTCAACCTATGCAACAATCATTACACTGTTTGTTGTTTGCTTTTGTGTAATAATAATTGAAAAACTAAAATTTTCCCAACATAACAAAACCATTCTCATGCTTATATGTAGTACGAGTCTATATTCTATTATGTTTGCGTTTGTTTTGTCCCATTACAATATACAGGATACTTTTGTTGATACTATTTTATTGTCCTATACACCAATATCACTGCTAGGTGGTTATTTAACCTTTTATTTAACGAACTATATTTTGTCCTCCAACCATTCCTATTTGGAATTAAAAAAGCAAGCCCAATTTGATTATTTAACCGGACTACAAAATGTTCGTCAATTTGAGTTATTATTAGAAAAAGAGTCAAAAAAATCAATGCAGAATAATCGCCAATACGCTCTCTTCTTCATCGATATCGACTACTTTAAAAGAGTAAATGATACATATGGTCATCCAGCTGGTGACGAAATTTTAAGAAGTTTAAGTCGCTTGCTCATTCAATCAACTTCAATAAAAGATTATGTTTTTCGCAATGGTGGAGAAGAATTTTCAATTCTTACTCCTAATACCGACCAAGAGACTGCCCTTAAACTTGCAGAAAAGATTCGAAACATCGTTGAGGATCATGAGTTCTATTTGCCTAATGGGAATTTCATATCAATTACAGTGTCAATTGGTGTTGCTCTAAGCTCAATCGATCAAAGTGTTTCGGATATAATTCACCAAGCTGATCATGCATTGTATACCGCTAAGAACACTGGTCGTAATCGAATCGCTGTCGCTTAA
- a CDS encoding acyl-CoA dehydrogenase family protein, producing the protein MNFRQLDSQIDRLKLMDQLKDSFHSRAAKIDEEGLFPFENIEDLKTSGYTSLTVPYKYGGCEISLTEMLMLQEKIAEGDGATALSIGWHMGIVKNIAEKQLWSEDMYKEMCEKVMGGALLNGAASELQTGSPTRGGRPVTFAIEKGNSWVITGRKIFTTMAPVLDYFIVSASMDDGGVGNFLVPRNSIGLTIEETWDSIALRGTGSHDLVLNNVEIEKKYLVEKIEPGKKQANGWLLHIPACYLGIATAARDYAINFAKHYSPSSITGPISQLPNVQQKIGEMELLLLQSRHFLYSVSKQWDLANDQDRTTMQPVLSAVKYTTTNSAISIVDLAMRIVGAKSLSLKSPLQRYYRDVRAGLHNPPMDDMTLGLLAKEALQSKQ; encoded by the coding sequence TTGAATTTTAGACAACTTGATTCACAGATTGATCGATTGAAGTTAATGGATCAATTAAAGGACTCGTTTCATAGTCGGGCGGCTAAAATTGATGAAGAGGGGTTATTTCCGTTTGAAAATATCGAAGACCTAAAGACGAGTGGATATACTTCCTTAACTGTTCCGTACAAATATGGAGGATGCGAGATTTCATTAACTGAAATGTTGATGCTTCAAGAAAAAATAGCGGAAGGGGATGGAGCCACAGCCCTTTCGATTGGCTGGCATATGGGGATTGTGAAGAACATCGCCGAAAAACAGCTTTGGTCTGAGGATATGTATAAAGAAATGTGCGAAAAGGTTATGGGAGGAGCATTACTAAATGGTGCGGCATCGGAGCTTCAAACGGGAAGTCCGACACGTGGTGGACGTCCAGTAACGTTTGCAATAGAGAAAGGCAACAGTTGGGTTATTACTGGCAGGAAAATATTTACGACAATGGCACCTGTTCTTGATTATTTTATTGTTAGTGCCTCTATGGATGATGGTGGGGTCGGAAATTTCCTTGTTCCACGAAACTCAATTGGACTAACAATTGAAGAAACATGGGATAGCATTGCACTTCGAGGAACAGGAAGCCATGACTTGGTATTAAACAATGTGGAAATCGAGAAGAAATACTTGGTTGAAAAAATTGAACCTGGGAAAAAACAGGCGAATGGCTGGCTCCTTCACATACCTGCTTGCTATCTTGGAATTGCCACCGCAGCTCGAGACTATGCTATAAACTTTGCGAAACACTACTCTCCATCTAGCATTACAGGACCGATTAGTCAATTGCCCAATGTACAGCAGAAAATAGGTGAAATGGAATTGTTATTATTGCAATCACGTCATTTTCTCTACTCTGTTTCCAAACAATGGGATCTTGCAAATGACCAGGATAGAACGACTATGCAGCCGGTATTGAGTGCGGTAAAATATACAACTACCAATTCTGCGATATCGATTGTGGATTTAGCGATGCGTATTGTTGGTGCCAAAAGCTTGTCTTTAAAAAGTCCACTGCAACGCTATTATCGTGATGTCCGAGCTGGTCTACATAATCCACCTATGGATGACATGACATTAGGGTTGCTGGCAAAAGAAGCATTACAATCAAAACAATAA
- the trpC gene encoding indole-3-glycerol phosphate synthase TrpC, with the protein MTTILDRIIEVKKTELDQLRSLSFINDGERKKRSFIEKINQANEMNIIAEFKRASPSKGDINPNLNPVEQAQKYAQFGADAISVLTDSSFFKGSFADLQAVREAVDLPILCKDFIIDQVQIDIAKFAGADLILLIAAALEGSKLVELYQYAQSQNLEVLVEIHDEEDLAKAILAKAQLIGINNRNLKTFEVSLGTTENLAPLVTETGAALISESGIKSIEDVSRVQAAGARGILVGETFMTSDDLKGTFGQLKLPLGAVR; encoded by the coding sequence ATGACAACTATATTAGATCGAATAATTGAAGTGAAAAAAACTGAGCTAGATCAATTAAGGAGTTTGTCCTTTATTAATGATGGAGAAAGAAAAAAGAGATCTTTTATTGAAAAAATCAATCAAGCAAACGAAATGAACATTATTGCAGAGTTTAAGCGAGCATCACCGTCAAAAGGGGATATTAATCCAAATTTAAACCCAGTCGAGCAGGCACAAAAATATGCGCAGTTTGGTGCTGATGCCATTTCTGTTTTAACCGATTCCAGCTTTTTTAAAGGTTCATTCGCCGATCTCCAGGCTGTTCGTGAAGCAGTTGATTTACCAATATTATGCAAGGATTTTATCATTGATCAAGTGCAAATTGACATAGCGAAATTCGCGGGCGCAGATCTTATTTTATTAATTGCAGCAGCCCTTGAAGGTTCTAAGTTAGTAGAACTATATCAGTATGCACAATCTCAGAATTTAGAGGTATTAGTAGAAATCCATGATGAAGAGGATTTAGCAAAAGCCATATTAGCAAAAGCTCAATTAATTGGAATCAATAATCGTAATTTAAAAACCTTTGAAGTTAGCCTTGGGACAACTGAAAATCTTGCACCACTTGTAACAGAAACAGGTGCTGCTCTAATCAGTGAAAGTGGGATAAAGTCTATTGAAGATGTAAGTCGAGTTCAAGCAGCAGGAGCGCGCGGAATATTAGTTGGGGAAACCTTTATGACATCAGATGATTTAAAAGGAACCTTCGGACAATTAAAGTTACCATTAGGAGCGGTGCGGTAA
- a CDS encoding TraR/DksA C4-type zinc finger protein yields the protein MLTSEQLSNFRKQLNDEKQDLLMRFEQNDHFGLERGHYHESMGELSSYDNHPADEGTDLYEREKDIALNEHEELHLRNIDKALKSIDQGTYGKCEVCGVEIPLERLEVLPTTTYCKEHSPDRLVSHKRPLEEGVLMPPFGKFDLDEEDESVAYDAEDSWQEVAEWGTSESPSDFAFPNDRYENSYNEADEKIGYVEDFENFIGNDMYGKNVTVYPNELHDQYEDTLDEEGIMTTFGDLPAVEHDPYTEEEAEK from the coding sequence ATGCTTACTTCAGAACAACTATCCAACTTCCGCAAACAGCTAAATGATGAAAAACAAGATTTACTAATGCGATTCGAACAAAATGATCATTTTGGTTTAGAAAGAGGTCACTATCATGAGTCGATGGGGGAGCTGTCAAGTTATGATAACCACCCTGCAGACGAAGGGACAGATCTTTACGAACGGGAAAAGGATATTGCTTTAAATGAACACGAAGAACTGCATTTAAGAAATATTGATAAGGCACTAAAATCGATAGATCAAGGGACGTATGGGAAATGCGAGGTTTGTGGAGTTGAAATCCCTCTAGAACGTCTTGAAGTACTACCAACCACAACCTATTGCAAAGAACATAGTCCAGATCGACTCGTGTCACACAAACGACCATTAGAAGAGGGCGTATTAATGCCTCCATTTGGCAAGTTTGATTTAGATGAAGAGGATGAGTCCGTTGCGTATGATGCAGAAGATTCTTGGCAGGAAGTAGCAGAATGGGGCACTTCTGAATCGCCATCTGACTTTGCGTTTCCAAATGATCGTTATGAAAACAGTTATAATGAAGCAGATGAAAAAATTGGATATGTTGAAGATTTTGAGAATTTTATTGGAAATGATATGTATGGAAAAAATGTGACTGTATACCCTAACGAATTGCATGATCAATACGAGGATACCTTGGACGAAGAAGGTATCATGACAACCTTTGGGGATCTTCCTGCTGTAGAGCATGATCCATACACGGAGGAAGAAGCAGAAAAATAG
- a CDS encoding bifunctional homocysteine S-methyltransferase/methylenetetrahydrofolate reductase, translated as MSFLSKLENQILIGDGAMGTLLYSYGKDSCLEELNLSHAEQILSIHRAYINAGADIIQTNTYAANALKLARYGLESSVKEINTAAVQIAKKAAEGKTYVLGTIGGNRGIKPKSVSLEGIKKSFQEQLFSLLVEGVDGIILETYYDLEEIETVLAIARRETELPIVAQLSMQEVGFMQDHTPIAEALLRLEQLGADVVGLNCRLGPHHMLKALEEVPLPKHSFLSAYPNASLPTFTDGVFHYEGNAEYFKNSAPLFRDQGVRLLGGCCGTTPEHIRAFSEALRNVPPITEKVTKQQPPKIDIKPVATIREIPALHEIVKKRHSILVELDPPRKLDTTKFFAGAKALKEVGIDAITLADNSLASPRISNSAIGHLVKTEIGLRPLIHITCRDRNIIGLQSHLMGLSTLGLTDVLAITGDPARVGDFPGASSVYDVSSFELISMIKQLNEGVSVSGKELGQKTTFSVASAFNPNVRSVEKAVIRMEKKIAHGADYFITQPVYSEEKLIEVYEATRHISAPIYIGLMPITSYKNMEFLHHEVPGIKISDSIRETIAKYKDDPAQAALEGLAITKSLIDTALELFNGIYLITPFLRYELTVELADYTNKRIAKLARGKQDVQSIIY; from the coding sequence ATGAGCTTTTTATCAAAATTAGAAAATCAAATACTTATAGGTGATGGTGCAATGGGCACCCTGCTTTATTCATATGGAAAGGACAGCTGTCTTGAGGAACTAAATCTTTCCCATGCTGAACAAATCCTTTCCATTCACCGTGCTTATATTAATGCTGGTGCCGACATTATTCAAACCAACACGTATGCAGCAAATGCGTTAAAATTAGCAAGATATGGTCTTGAATCATCAGTAAAAGAAATTAATACAGCGGCGGTTCAAATTGCAAAAAAAGCTGCTGAAGGTAAAACCTATGTTCTTGGAACCATTGGTGGAAACCGTGGGATTAAACCCAAAAGTGTGAGCCTTGAAGGAATTAAAAAAAGCTTTCAAGAACAGCTTTTTTCCTTACTAGTTGAGGGTGTAGATGGGATCATCCTAGAAACTTACTATGACCTCGAGGAAATTGAAACGGTTTTGGCCATTGCTAGGAGAGAAACAGAACTTCCAATCGTTGCGCAATTATCGATGCAGGAGGTTGGGTTCATGCAGGACCATACCCCTATCGCAGAAGCGCTTTTGAGATTGGAGCAATTAGGTGCGGATGTCGTTGGCCTTAATTGTCGACTTGGTCCTCATCATATGTTAAAGGCATTAGAAGAGGTTCCTCTTCCAAAGCATTCATTTTTATCGGCTTATCCTAATGCAAGTTTGCCAACCTTTACTGATGGTGTTTTTCACTATGAAGGAAATGCTGAGTACTTTAAAAATTCTGCTCCATTGTTTAGAGATCAAGGGGTACGATTACTTGGTGGCTGCTGCGGGACAACTCCTGAGCATATCCGTGCTTTTAGTGAAGCACTTAGAAACGTACCACCCATTACGGAAAAGGTAACGAAGCAGCAACCACCAAAAATTGATATTAAGCCGGTTGCAACCATTAGGGAAATTCCAGCATTACACGAAATCGTAAAAAAACGCCATTCAATTTTAGTTGAGTTGGATCCACCTAGAAAGCTAGACACGACCAAATTTTTCGCGGGTGCAAAAGCATTAAAGGAAGTGGGAATTGATGCCATTACCCTTGCGGATAACTCACTTGCCTCACCACGGATTTCAAATTCGGCCATTGGACATTTGGTAAAAACAGAAATTGGACTTAGACCTTTAATCCATATTACCTGTCGTGATCGTAATATTATCGGCTTACAATCTCATTTAATGGGACTTTCTACACTTGGATTAACGGATGTATTAGCGATTACAGGCGACCCTGCTCGTGTTGGCGATTTCCCTGGTGCCTCGTCGGTATACGACGTATCGTCATTCGAATTAATTTCGATGATTAAGCAGTTAAACGAAGGCGTAAGTGTTTCTGGTAAAGAATTAGGGCAAAAAACCACTTTTTCCGTTGCTTCGGCTTTTAATCCAAACGTTCGATCAGTAGAAAAAGCCGTCATTAGAATGGAGAAAAAAATCGCTCATGGAGCAGATTATTTTATTACCCAACCTGTTTATTCTGAAGAGAAATTAATAGAGGTATATGAAGCAACCCGACATATTAGTGCTCCAATATACATTGGCTTAATGCCAATAACTAGCTATAAAAACATGGAATTTTTACATCATGAAGTACCTGGCATTAAAATCTCTGATTCAATCAGAGAAACCATTGCGAAGTACAAGGATGACCCTGCTCAAGCAGCCCTAGAAGGTTTAGCTATTACAAAGTCGTTAATTGATACGGCATTAGAGCTTTTCAACGGCATCTACCTTATTACACCATTCCTTCGCTATGAGCTAACTGTCGAATTAGCAGACTATACCAACAAGAGAATCGCAAAATTAGCAAGGGGGAAACAAGATGTCCAGAGCATCATTTACTGA